The Pyrus communis chromosome 14, drPyrComm1.1, whole genome shotgun sequence sequence GATCATAaataatctccaacacctgCCAAAGTGATTCGTCATTTGAGATTCGCGAAATACAATCAAAAGCAAAGCATGATAATACTAGTTGTTTTCCGGATCGCTTTTGCTGGATAGGGGGAGGGATGATGCAAAGACAAAATCACTTTGTACAGATGTGTTAAATCTTATAATACGATTCACCTGTTCATAGCAGAAGGTAAAGTCCTTAAACTTCAGGgcaaagaatgaaaaaagtttaaattatACTAGGTTCACATTTGAACGCCACTGTACATATAATCCCTAATGTTGCGTTTGAACGAGGGACTTTTAAGTTCATGGAACTCAGGCTTAATTTGTTAGAAATGCAATACAAAAATTAGATAAGAGGGGGTTGTTAATGACTAGATGCAACAAATTCGAGGGAACTAACAATCAAACGAGTGCGATTAATACCATATCAGAGCAGGGGATTTGACAAGATCATGCTCGTGCAATCTCGAAAATGCCTCACATGCCCAAGGAATATGACCATCAGCCAATACCCTGCCATAATTACACAAAATAATTCACGTAAAGAATCAAGAGAaaactaatgtttttccttataAGAAAATGAAGTTGACCGTTTTTCTCTTGGTCTGGTGCTTGTCCATCATTGAGCATTATTCATGCAAATGAAGAGCCCTACCAGACGTGCCATGATATCAACGGTTGTAATTAAAAGAATTGAGTGTAGAGAAATTACTGTTGCTTCCTCACGAAGGAGTTCCACATATGCATCATTTGCTTCTCATCTTTAGTCACATCAACAAAATCATCAAGCATCTACAATAGAGTAAAATACCACTTATTCATTTGCTAGATGCCAAGTCAATGTAAAGTGCTGCTAACATATTCCCAAATAAGCTTCCATATGTTCAACGCAGATCCATCAGTGCACAGgaatgcaaagaaaataaaaaagtctaGATGgcaagaaaatattttcctcgatggttcgattagCCATTAATAAAGGTCTTGTCTGACTGAAAGTCAGTTGTCTAAGAAACATATGATATTGCACAAGCGAGAGGTTCGGTTTTATACCCTTCGGTCTTCAAGATCAGCAACGTCATCATCAACCTCATCCTCACTATTCTGATCTGACAAAACTTGTTCCAACATCATCGGCTTCAagcataaaaataataattagaaaTTCAGTGCCGCATATTCTAAGTAGTGTCATTTAAATATATCAGCCAAAAAGAAACTAAACTATTGACACCTGTTGGCCTTTGAAGCTAGCAACTGAGCAAGCGGCCGATATGGCAACCGTTACTAGCAGCCCTCAATGATTATACTAATATAGAGTCATACCATAGCAGTTACAGACTTCTGATACAAGTGCAAGTGCTAAGGGAAAGAATAATTTACTGTGACAGAACACGTgctaaagaaaagaaataatagtAAGGTGGAGGCCCAAAAATCAGATTGCTCTCCCGTTCATACACCAGGGAAAGAAAAATTGGCAAATTCACAAAGGCTTCCATATATGACACTCAGAGTATATGATAACTGAAAAATTCACAAAGCTTAATCACCGTTCGGTGATGCATTCATCACATAAGTTATTCTCACCTGGGCCCTATGTGAGTGAAAGAACTTTCTCTTCCGCAGGAGGGCACAGCTGAAAATATAGAGAAAACTTCTAGATAAAAACCATATTCATATGTGGCCACATGCAAGACTAATAATCGACATGCACAGTATTTTCTTAAAGAactcattttaaaataattgaaaactaaCTTTAATGGAAAGTATTACACTGCTGATACATTGGCATGAAGACTGCTGATCAATTGGCAAGTGAAAACACAGCCTGTCCACACATGATCAGTTCAGAGGGTGTGCCTGTGTGTGCGCATGCATGTGTGTTTGTGCATgcatgtgcgtgtgtgtgtagaTTGACAAGTTAACATCAGAGCAGTTTGGGAGCAACGGTCAGCATCCATCTATTAAGGTTCAAATTCACATGCATGCACAAGCTCAACAGAGCTATTCATCCATTCAGGTTTGTTTTATCAAGTTTTGCTGAACCAATCCTTTTGGTTTCAGGAAAATAGGAactgaaccaaaccaaataaCCAGTTCAGGTCACTTTAAGTCAGTTGCTTCATATGGTTCAGGTTCAGGAAGTTGTTGGACAGTGCTACCAGAATTTTGTTAGTTTTATTAAGAATGAGTAGCCATGCATCCAAGCAACATATGATGGATCTAAGCACATGCGAAGCCATAGATTGGTAGCTGAAGGACAGGTAAAACCTCATACATTTGGCTTTGATGAGAATCATATCCACCCATAAGTAATTACACTGCAGTATTtcatgtgagagagagagagagagatacttTCTAGGGTCTGGGCGCTCAACAGATAACTTTCTTGTCTTTGCGAACAGAAGCATTGGAGGTGCAAAATTGTTTCCCGATACTGATTGAACGCAACCAGGATCACCATATGACTGTAGTGTGGAGCTTGAAAACCCTGCAACATTAAAGCTGGATCAAACAAATTGCAGAGACAGCAGCACCAACCGTATCATTATGCAGATTACTCCTACCTGATATTCTAGCCTTATCACCTCTACTAGAATGAGCATCTGAGCAAAGAAGTTGAGTGTTTGACGACAATATCCGGAAAAGGATTGCATTAAGAAATATTAGTTCAATCTGCCTAAAAGAATAATAGACTCCAAAATTCTTTTCAGACATTaggtaaggaaaaaaaattacaatgcaCCCTTAACTCAATATGTTCTTCTCAAcgtaaaaatagaaaaagttaACTATGTGTTACAAACATTTGGTAGGGTCATTTCTAATAGGATTCTCAACAAGAATAGCTATTCGTGTCACTCCAAAGCAAGTCTAATAGAGACACTGCTCCATTATTCAGTCCTAATTTAAGTGAATTCTCGTAGAAAATAATATTCGATGGATGCTTTACAGGCACCTGAAGGAGTTACTACATAGGTCTCCAGGAGAACAATGATATTTCATCTGCAGTCTGGAGCTTGCAATTTCATGTTGCAGGACATGTTCAGATTAACTATGTCAGGAACACTTTGGGTTCCTAACAATAATCCAATCAACTAGTCAAGACACACAAGAGGATTGGCTGATCCATAATTTTTGGACCATACACTTATTTTGCAAGGAATTAATACTTATTCAAGTCTTCACCATTACTAAGATATATCTTTCCCATATAATTCCAGAGAAAATAATTCTTAGCTAAAAGACAGTTCGAATCTTTGACAAAGAGTTCAAAAAGCCTTATTGATTCCatcttttttgtcatttttggtTGTCTAACCTCCATTGACTTTAAAACAACAAACACCCACCCAAAGTATAACATTGCAAAATACATATAAAGGGGAAACAAAGAGAGCTCAGCACCTTCTACTTTCtcaaatttttaataataatcGATCAAGTAGTCAATTCAGATAGTTTATGTGAACATGAGAAATAACATGTACCATCGGCCTTGTCCAAAAGCTCACAAAGTCCAGAAGGAAAGTCAGACTCTAAGACGTGAGGATGTACGTGCTTTGCATTTTGATATAGGCTCTTGGGTCTTCTGCGTCGTAGTGGCTTTGAGCTGGGAAATGCATGAGCTTACTCCTTTCAGTTTAAGGCATTCATATATCtcaaataaaatgacatatggGCCAATAAAGAAGAGAAAACTTACCAAAAGGAGAATACTTGTAGCTTAGGATCAACACCATCAGCAACAATCTGAAGAGAAAAAATAAGATCTAAATTtctgcatatttttttattttgtaccacTACCATCTGTTTTTTAAGATTATGTATTCTCAAAGTTAACTACAATTCATAAATTGGCATAATAGTCGTTTCATCTGTCGTCTTCAGCAGCCAACACCATCTTTACTATTTCAACATGTATATGTCCAAAGAAACTAGAAAAGATTATATCATGATGACATTTGCCCTAATCTAATTCCAAATTAAACATAGGACAACTCATGATTGGGGCAGCAACCTTGTATGGGACTTGCCCAATTCCTCAGGTAacaatatacacacacaatgTAACATTAAATTTTACTGAATGGAATGAAATATGGTTGCTAATACTTAATACAGAACTTGATCGCTGAGAAATGTTATTTTGCTCTATCGCTCAAATAATAGAAGAACACATACCTCAGATCTCCAATTATTAGTTTTCACAGACACATTTACAGCTTGATACTCTTCGGTTACCTATAAATAATCATCATTTTAATAGCCATTGGTCTACCATAATTAAATGAATATAATCCCACTAAGGTTCTCACAGAATACTAACCCAAAATTCAAAGTTGAAGAGATCGTGTGATGAGAACAAATGATGTCTCAGACCCTAcaaaaaagattgaaaagaTTTTAAGCATCAGTCATAAATGCACTATCTATTGGTTCAATTTCAGATTGCCACACTCCTACTTTTCCCACAAGCTTAAGCTATTAGGATCAATTCTATGTGTACCAAGACTTCAACTACGAGAGGGCAtgtacaatttttattttaaagtggaATTGAGTGGCACAATTTGAGAACGAGACCTTCTGCTTTGAGACCAtgataatttgttatttttcctAAAGCCTAATTTGTTAATATGTGAAGTAATTAGTTATCAATATACAATAAAAAACAGATTTTGGCAGAAAGATGCACCTTGAAGCTTGCACACCTAACCAAGcaaaatggacaagaaaaatcTTCGGTGACTGCAAGATGAACAAAGGATTATTTCACAAACAAGGGAATGCGTATTCATTggtatacaaaaatatattaattggtTGAAGAatgtgaggaagaagaaaaaacatattaattggaatacaaaaacattttttcGTCTTTATTGACAAGGAAATGGAAGTATAGAATAAAATTACCAATTCCCTTATTTTAACTTTAAGCTGCCAACATGTCGCATAACGAAAATTTGGAAGTTGCCAACAATTATAGGATATCATTAATACCTTCTGTCCGTTGCAATGTATTGTTGTAGTATCTATAATTAAAAATCACATTTCCTGCCCTTAACCTGGACAACACAAGTAACAAATATTTAAGCATATCGCCAAGAGCTCAAACATAGACATATACATActgatataaaaataaaatcctcATTAAAATCAGCTTAAGATCACACAGATTTTGTACTCTCCATGAATAGCACGACAAATCACCCATTTGCAAGCAAGACAATGAAGTATAAGAAGTTTTGTGGGAGTATATCCAAATTAAGTTCATAGAGTCTGTTCTTATGGAAAAATACCAAGACTAATGATCAACTCTTTCAATTTAGACTGAAacaagaaaattataaaatacaagTAGTGACCCAAAAACTAAGTTTTATAAACGATCAAACAAAAACCAGTATCCGATAACAACAATTTCAGGGAAGCAAAAAGTTAGAAGGAATAACAGAATGACGTGAACAGGCAAATTTACTTGATGAGAGATGAAAATTACCGAATGATATGAGGCAACGATGAAGAAGGAATGTCACTACATATGTAAGTACTATAAGGAGATTTTTCCCTAGCACCCAATTCCTCTGCAGAAA is a genomic window containing:
- the LOC137716351 gene encoding polycomb group protein EMBRYONIC FLOWER 2-like isoform X2 — encoded protein: MCRQEERVRMSAEEEIAAEESLSVYCKPVEFYNILQRRAIRNPAFLQRCLSYKIETKHRRRIQMTVSISMNEKEGVQTHNLFPLYVFLARLVPDVAVPEYSATYRFSRACMLSNSTGVYGSSQLQANFILPDINKLTLEAKSGSLAILLVSFVGAQNPFRGINLSKGPVDMSSFPSNAGGYCLWSKIPLELLYISWENSPNFRLGQRAEVISTIDMRSCFLKLSCLNEDKCLMIATPHNPETVVISQLVQVTISAEELGAREKSPYSTYICSDIPSSSLPHIIRLRAGNVIFNYRYYNNTLQRTEVTEDFSCPFCLVRCASFKGLRHHLFSSHDLFNFEFWVTEEYQAVNVSVKTNNWRSEIVADGVDPKLQVFSFCSKPLRRRRPKSLYQNAKHVHPHVLESDFPSGLCELLDKADGFSSSTLQSYGDPGCVQSVSGNNFAPPMLLFAKTRKLSVERPDPRNCALLRKRKFFHSHRAQPMMLEQVLSDQNSEDEVDDDVADLEDRRMLDDFVDVTKDEKQMMHMWNSFVRKQQVLADGHIPWACEAFSRLHEHDLVKSPALIWCWRLFMIKLWNHGLLDARTMNNCNIILEQCQSPASEPQS
- the LOC137716351 gene encoding polycomb group protein EMBRYONIC FLOWER 2-like isoform X1 is translated as MCRQEERVRMSAEEEIAAEESLSVYCKPVEFYNILQRRAIRNPAFLQRCLSYKIETKHRRRIQMTVSISMNEKEGVQTHNLFPLYVFLARLVPDVAVPEYSATYRFSRACMLSNSTGVYGSSQLQANFILPDINKLTLEAKSGSLAILLVSFVGAQNPFRGINLSKGPVDMSSFPSNAGGYCLWSKIPLELLYISWENSPNFRLGQRAEVISTIDMRSCFLKLSCLNEDKCLMIATPHNPETVVISQLVQVTISAEELGAREKSPYSTYICSDIPSSSLPHIIRLRAGNVIFNYRYYNNTLQRTEVTEDFSCPFCLVRCASFKGLRHHLFSSHDLFNFEFWVTEEYQAVNVSVKTNNWRSEIVADGVDPKLQVFSFCSKPLRRRRPKSLYQNAKHVHPHVLESDFPSGLCELLDKADDAHSSRGDKARISGFSSSTLQSYGDPGCVQSVSGNNFAPPMLLFAKTRKLSVERPDPRNCALLRKRKFFHSHRAQPMMLEQVLSDQNSEDEVDDDVADLEDRRMLDDFVDVTKDEKQMMHMWNSFVRKQQVLADGHIPWACEAFSRLHEHDLVKSPALIWCWRLFMIKLWNHGLLDARTMNNCNIILEQCQSPASEPQS